From the Caballeronia sp. NK8 genome, one window contains:
- the ccsB gene encoding c-type cytochrome biogenesis protein CcsB: MDLTQTSSHASAKTERPASGLPDVAVFDDRPFLRRLSVIDWLFALAMVAGAGFALNRYHAYMDVYDTAVLIGAVPTFVVLGWRWKPVRLLIAMIAVLALFSIQLYQHDLARAETNFFLKYFLSSQSAILWMSALFILATLFYWIGLVTRSQTGGAIGSRMTWVAVLMGFTGLMVRWYESYMIGADVGHIPISNLYEVFVLFCLITALFYLYYEQHYATRQMGAFVLLVISAAVGFLMWYSIARDAQQIQPLVPALQSWWMKIHVPANFIGYGSFALSAMVSVAYLAKQRGFMADRLPSLEVLDDVMYKSIAVGFAFFTIATILGALWAAEAWGGYWSWDPKETWALIVWLNYAAWLHMRLMKGLRGAAAAWWALTGLIVTTFAFLGVNMFLSGLHSYGKL, translated from the coding sequence ATGGACCTCACACAGACTTCCTCTCACGCCTCCGCCAAGACGGAACGTCCGGCATCGGGCCTTCCCGACGTCGCCGTGTTCGACGATCGTCCGTTCCTGCGCAGGCTCAGCGTCATCGACTGGCTGTTCGCGCTCGCGATGGTCGCCGGCGCGGGTTTCGCGCTCAACCGCTATCACGCGTACATGGACGTGTACGACACTGCCGTGCTGATCGGCGCGGTGCCCACGTTCGTCGTGCTCGGCTGGCGCTGGAAACCGGTGCGTCTGCTGATCGCGATGATCGCCGTGCTGGCGCTGTTTTCGATTCAGCTCTACCAGCACGATCTCGCGCGCGCCGAGACCAATTTCTTCCTCAAATACTTCCTGTCGAGCCAGTCCGCGATCCTCTGGATGAGCGCGCTCTTCATCCTCGCGACGCTCTTCTACTGGATCGGCCTCGTGACGCGTTCGCAGACCGGCGGCGCGATCGGCTCGCGCATGACGTGGGTCGCGGTGCTGATGGGCTTCACCGGCCTGATGGTGCGCTGGTACGAGTCGTACATGATCGGCGCGGACGTCGGCCATATTCCGATCTCGAATCTGTATGAAGTGTTCGTGCTGTTCTGTCTGATCACGGCGCTGTTCTACCTCTACTACGAACAGCACTACGCCACGCGGCAGATGGGCGCGTTCGTGCTGCTCGTGATCAGCGCGGCGGTCGGCTTCCTGATGTGGTACTCGATCGCCCGCGACGCGCAGCAGATCCAGCCGCTCGTGCCCGCGCTGCAAAGCTGGTGGATGAAGATCCACGTTCCGGCGAACTTCATCGGCTACGGCAGCTTCGCGCTCTCGGCGATGGTTTCCGTCGCGTATCTCGCCAAACAGCGCGGCTTCATGGCGGACCGCCTGCCCTCGCTCGAAGTCCTCGACGACGTGATGTACAAGTCGATCGCGGTCGGCTTCGCGTTCTTCACCATCGCGACGATTCTCGGCGCGCTGTGGGCCGCGGAAGCGTGGGGCGGCTACTGGAGCTGGGATCCGAAGGAGACGTGGGCGCTGATCGTCTGGCTGAACTATGCGGCGTGGCTGCATATGCGCCTGATGAAGGGCCTGCGCGGCGCGGCGGCGGCGTGGTGGGCGCTGACGGGCCTGATCGTGACGACCTTCGCATTTCTCGGCGTCAACATGTTCCTGTCGGGTTTGCATAGCTACGGCAAGCTCTGA
- a CDS encoding cytochrome c biogenesis protein ResB, giving the protein MSVTTSGLQSKSGRRALRHFVELVSSMRFAIALLVILAIASIIGTVLTQDDPYPNYVNQFGPFWADIFRGLSIYTVYSAWWFMLILIFLVISVSLCVIRNSPKMVADIKSWKDRVHEGGLRAFHHKGEFAVSTNRAQTAATLERLATKMGYRFKTRETDNGATLITAKRGAMTKIGYISAHVAIVVICLGGLLDSNLPIKLQMWMFNKTPISSNAVINDIPPEHRLSTSNPTFRGYAWVPEGQYVGTAILNQQDGSIIQDLPFSIELNKFIVDYYSTGMPKLFASDIVVIDHKTGKRIPARVEVNKPFTYDGISIYQSSFQDGGSRLEMTAWPMTGGSAKAAPFSGTIGGTAPIGTQFTGAQGETVEFTDFRAINVENMTDGSGAPDARGVGKKETLRDAFDERLGSGAKTSKPTDLRNIGPSVQYKVRGTDGQAREYSNYMLPIDVSGQRMFLAGMRVSPNDPFRYLRIPADENGAVKQWMNLRAALATPATRTEAAHRFALRSVPQENGELQKHLEESAIRVLNLFAGADETGKATTNPQMIGGFQSIATFIDRSVPKGEQEKAAGLLMRMLEGAMWDVWQISREQNGLPSAKVDEKSSAFVQSSINALSDSFLYGAPVFLQLDNFKQVQASVFQLTRAPGKNLVYLGSLLLVVGIFSMFYVRERRLWFWLKDTGQGGASVLMAMSTARRTFDFEKEFVRTRAQIAAALGAKPIDPADPSPAPGAAQHSQSETSSSEVSTR; this is encoded by the coding sequence ATGAGCGTCACCACATCGGGTCTGCAGTCGAAGTCGGGCCGCCGCGCCCTCAGGCATTTTGTCGAACTCGTCAGTTCGATGCGCTTTGCCATCGCGTTGCTGGTCATTCTGGCGATCGCGAGCATCATCGGCACGGTGCTCACGCAGGACGATCCGTACCCCAACTACGTCAATCAGTTCGGCCCGTTCTGGGCGGATATCTTCCGAGGCCTGAGCATCTACACCGTGTACAGCGCATGGTGGTTCATGCTGATCCTCATCTTTCTCGTGATCTCGGTGTCGTTGTGCGTGATCCGCAACAGCCCGAAGATGGTCGCGGACATCAAGAGCTGGAAAGATCGCGTGCATGAAGGCGGCCTGCGCGCGTTCCATCACAAGGGCGAATTCGCGGTGTCGACGAACCGCGCGCAGACCGCGGCGACGCTCGAGCGCCTTGCCACAAAAATGGGCTACCGCTTCAAGACGCGCGAGACCGACAACGGCGCGACGCTCATCACCGCCAAGCGCGGCGCGATGACCAAGATCGGCTACATCTCGGCGCACGTCGCGATCGTCGTGATCTGTCTCGGCGGGCTGCTGGACAGCAATCTGCCCATCAAACTGCAGATGTGGATGTTCAACAAGACGCCGATCAGCAGCAACGCCGTCATCAACGACATTCCGCCCGAGCATCGCCTTTCGACCTCGAACCCGACGTTTCGCGGCTACGCGTGGGTGCCCGAGGGCCAGTATGTCGGCACGGCGATTCTGAACCAGCAGGACGGATCGATCATCCAGGATCTGCCGTTTTCCATCGAGCTGAACAAGTTCATCGTCGATTACTACTCGACCGGCATGCCGAAGCTCTTCGCGAGCGACATCGTCGTGATCGATCACAAAACGGGCAAGCGCATTCCGGCGCGCGTCGAAGTCAACAAGCCGTTCACCTACGACGGCATCTCGATCTATCAGTCGAGCTTTCAGGACGGCGGCTCGAGGCTCGAAATGACGGCCTGGCCGATGACCGGCGGCAGCGCGAAGGCCGCGCCGTTCAGCGGGACGATCGGCGGCACGGCGCCCATCGGCACGCAGTTCACGGGCGCGCAGGGCGAGACGGTCGAATTCACGGATTTCCGCGCGATCAACGTTGAGAACATGACGGACGGCAGCGGCGCGCCCGACGCGCGCGGCGTCGGCAAGAAGGAAACGCTGCGCGATGCCTTCGACGAGCGCCTCGGCTCCGGCGCGAAAACCTCGAAGCCGACGGATCTGCGCAATATCGGTCCGTCGGTGCAGTACAAGGTGCGCGGCACGGACGGCCAGGCGCGCGAGTACAGCAATTACATGCTGCCGATCGATGTCAGCGGCCAGCGCATGTTCCTCGCGGGCATGCGCGTGAGCCCGAACGATCCGTTCCGCTATCTGCGCATTCCCGCCGACGAAAATGGCGCCGTGAAGCAGTGGATGAACCTGCGCGCGGCGCTCGCCACGCCCGCGACGCGCACCGAAGCCGCGCATCGCTTCGCGTTGCGTTCGGTTCCGCAGGAAAACGGCGAATTGCAGAAGCATCTGGAAGAGAGCGCGATTCGCGTGCTGAATCTGTTTGCCGGCGCCGACGAAACGGGCAAGGCGACGACCAATCCGCAGATGATTGGCGGTTTCCAGAGCATCGCGACGTTCATCGACCGCTCAGTGCCGAAGGGCGAGCAGGAAAAGGCCGCCGGCCTGCTGATGCGTATGCTCGAAGGCGCGATGTGGGACGTATGGCAGATTTCCCGAGAGCAAAACGGCCTTCCGAGCGCTAAAGTGGATGAGAAGAGCTCCGCGTTCGTGCAGTCGTCCATCAACGCGCTGTCCGACAGTTTCCTGTACGGCGCGCCGGTCTTCCTGCAACTGGACAACTTCAAGCAGGTGCAAGCTTCGGTATTCCAGTTGACGCGCGCGCCAGGTAAAAATCTGGTGTATCTTGGCAGCCTTCTGCTGGTGGTCGGCATTTTCTCGATGTTCTACGTGCGCGAACGCCGGCTCTGGTTCTGGCTCAAGGATACGGGGCAAGGCGGCGCGAGCGTGCTGATGGCGATGTCCACGGCGCGCCGGACGTTCGATTTCGAGAAGGAGTTCGTCCGCACACGCGCGCAGATCGCGGCGGCGCTCGGCGCGAAGCCAATCGATCCGGCCGATCCGTCCCCCGCACCCGGCGCGGCCCAGCACTCGCAATCCGAGACATCGAGCTCGGAAGTTTCAACACGGTAA
- a CDS encoding cytochrome c, which yields MNRLYRSLVVIRAAAAFGAGLSGLAVSMSVNAAEPAQPAKPDVARGQAIATQVCAACHAADGNSAGAAFPRIAGQHAEYIVKQLKDYKTQPGAKAPLRNNPIMAGIAGALSDQDMLNVAAYFASQKAKPNYARDKNDVALGQKIYRGGIADKGVPACAACHGATGMGIPVQYPRLSWQWGDYTVAQLNAFASGQRNNSEPMHQISSRLNEAEMKAVADYIAGLH from the coding sequence ATGAACCGACTGTACAGGTCTCTGGTGGTGATTCGGGCAGCGGCGGCTTTCGGTGCAGGATTGAGTGGACTAGCGGTATCGATGTCAGTGAACGCGGCGGAGCCCGCGCAACCGGCGAAGCCGGATGTGGCGAGAGGGCAGGCCATCGCGACCCAGGTGTGCGCGGCATGTCACGCGGCGGACGGCAACAGCGCCGGCGCGGCGTTTCCGAGGATCGCGGGCCAGCACGCCGAATACATCGTCAAGCAGTTGAAAGATTACAAGACGCAGCCGGGTGCCAAGGCGCCGTTGCGCAACAATCCGATCATGGCGGGCATCGCGGGCGCGCTGTCGGATCAGGACATGTTGAACGTCGCGGCGTACTTCGCGTCGCAGAAGGCCAAGCCCAACTATGCGCGCGACAAGAATGACGTCGCGCTGGGCCAGAAGATCTACCGCGGCGGCATCGCGGACAAGGGCGTGCCGGCGTGCGCCGCGTGCCACGGTGCGACAGGCATGGGCATTCCGGTGCAGTATCCGCGGCTCTCGTGGCAATGGGGCGATTACACGGTGGCGCAGTTGAACGCCTTCGCATCGGGGCAACGCAACAACAGTGAGCCGATGCACCAGATTTCCTCGCGCCTGAATGAAGCGGAGATGAAGGCGGTTGCGGACTACATCGCCGGTTTGCATTAA
- the yihA gene encoding ribosome biogenesis GTP-binding protein YihA/YsxC — protein MSFLLHQSRFFTTVNHLRDLPPTPQPEIAFAGRSNAGKSTAINILCNQKRLAFASKTPGRTQHINYFSVGPEAAPVAYLVDLPGYGYAEVPGAAKEHWQRLLSTYLQSRAQLCGMILMMDSRRPLTELDRIMIDWFAPTGKPIHALLTKCDKLTRQEMTNALRATKKSFAEYKEAGYRGELTAQLFSALKRTGLDEAHELIESWLIPEEAGENAAEDAKE, from the coding sequence ATGTCATTTCTGCTTCACCAATCCCGCTTCTTCACGACCGTCAATCACCTGCGCGATCTGCCGCCCACGCCGCAGCCCGAAATCGCGTTCGCGGGACGTTCGAACGCGGGCAAATCGACCGCGATCAACATCCTGTGCAACCAGAAGCGGCTCGCGTTCGCCAGCAAGACGCCGGGCCGCACGCAGCACATCAACTACTTCTCGGTAGGGCCTGAAGCGGCGCCTGTCGCCTATCTCGTCGATCTCCCCGGCTATGGCTACGCCGAAGTGCCCGGCGCCGCGAAAGAGCATTGGCAGCGGCTGCTTTCCACCTATCTGCAGAGTCGCGCGCAGCTGTGCGGCATGATCCTGATGATGGATTCGCGCCGCCCGCTCACCGAACTCGATCGCATTATGATCGACTGGTTTGCGCCCACCGGAAAGCCGATCCACGCGCTGCTCACCAAATGCGACAAATTGACGCGACAGGAGATGACCAACGCCCTGCGCGCGACGAAAAAATCCTTCGCGGAATACAAGGAAGCGGGCTATCGCGGCGAACTCACCGCGCAGCTTTTCTCCGCCCTCAAGCGCACGGGTCTCGATGAAGCGCATGAATTAATCGAAAGCTGGCTGATACCTGAAGAAGCGGGCGAGAACGCGGCGGAAGACGCGAAAGAGTGA
- the hemB gene encoding porphobilinogen synthase: protein MSFYPHHRPRRMRRDDFSRRLMRENILTTNDLIYPVFIVEGANVRQAVPSMPGVERTSVDLLMKVAEQCVELGVPVLSLFPAIEPALKTPDGREATNPEGLIPRAVRELKKNFPMLGVLTDVALDPYTSHGQDGVLDEEGYVKNDETSEILVEQARTQAEAGVDIVAPSDMMDGRIGAIREMLESESHIHTRIMAYAAKYASAFYGPFRDAVGSAANLGKSNKMTYQMDPANSDEAMREVRMDIEEGADMVMVKPGMPYLDIVRRVKDEFRFPTYAYQVSGEYAMIKAAAQNGWIDHDKVMMEALLAFKRAGADGVLTYFALDAARILRASK, encoded by the coding sequence ATGAGCTTCTACCCTCACCATCGGCCGCGCCGCATGCGCCGCGATGACTTCTCGCGCCGTCTCATGCGCGAAAACATCCTCACCACGAACGACCTCATTTACCCGGTTTTCATCGTCGAAGGCGCGAACGTGCGCCAGGCCGTGCCGTCGATGCCCGGTGTCGAGCGCACGTCCGTCGATCTGCTGATGAAGGTCGCCGAGCAATGCGTGGAACTGGGCGTGCCGGTGCTGTCGCTGTTTCCGGCGATCGAACCGGCGCTCAAGACGCCCGATGGCCGCGAGGCAACCAATCCCGAAGGCCTGATCCCGCGCGCCGTGCGCGAGCTGAAAAAGAACTTCCCGATGCTCGGTGTGCTAACGGATGTCGCGCTCGATCCGTACACGAGCCACGGCCAGGACGGCGTGCTCGACGAAGAAGGTTACGTGAAGAACGACGAAACGAGCGAGATTCTCGTCGAACAGGCGCGCACGCAGGCTGAGGCGGGCGTGGATATCGTCGCGCCATCGGACATGATGGACGGCCGCATCGGCGCGATTCGCGAGATGCTCGAAAGCGAAAGCCACATCCACACGCGCATCATGGCGTACGCGGCGAAATACGCGTCGGCGTTCTACGGTCCGTTCCGCGACGCAGTCGGTTCGGCTGCGAATCTCGGCAAGAGCAACAAGATGACGTATCAGATGGACCCGGCCAATTCCGACGAAGCCATGCGCGAAGTACGCATGGACATCGAGGAAGGCGCCGACATGGTGATGGTCAAGCCAGGCATGCCGTATCTCGACATCGTGCGCCGCGTGAAGGACGAATTCCGCTTCCCGACTTACGCGTATCAGGTGAGCGGCGAGTACGCGATGATCAAGGCCGCCGCGCAGAACGGCTGGATCGATCACGACAAGGTGATGATGGAAGCGTTGCTCGCGTTCAAGCGCGCGGGCGCGGACGGCGTGCTGACGTACTTCGCGCTGGATGCCGCGCGGATTCTGCGGGCGTCGAAGTAA
- the dsbD gene encoding protein-disulfide reductase DsbD has protein sequence MFEFSRLLARRFFGVFLFLAAFALLSGAARAADDFLDPDVAFKFSASENPGEVVVRYKIADGYYMYRERFAFAVKSGDATIGAAQLPAGKVHFDQTFNKDVETYRGVLLIHIPVTQAKGPFELAVTSQGCADQGICYPPMEKTYRVKGDALQPAGAAPSVSPKEPANSWFERATSADYAQSMLEGGGFFAVVGLYFLAGMVLSLLPCSYPMIPILSAIIVGEGARVTRSRGFALSVSYVIGMALVYTVLGIAAALIGQSLGAWLQNPWVLGAFGVLLAAFAVALISGVDIALPERWQSGVNEASQKRSGGKFAAVAAMGALSALVVGACMTAPLFAVLAFIAHTGNAVLGGAALFAMGVGLGVPLLIIGLGAGSILPRAGAWMDGVKVFFGVVLLAAALWIVWPVIGGVAQMLLAALWLLIAAASLGLFSSGAAQPIGIWTRLGRGLGAAFAIWAATLLVGLAAGSTDPLRPLALLASRGESSASASPQASAPTFAPVRSSAELDSAVKAAARPAMLDFYADWCVSCKEMEKLTFSDARVQARLAQLNLLRADVTANNADDQALLKRFKLFGPPGIIFFDAAGNEVARVVGYESADRFLKSLDKVGPSNG, from the coding sequence ATGTTTGAGTTTTCTCGTCTTCTCGCGCGTCGTTTCTTCGGCGTGTTTCTGTTCCTGGCGGCGTTTGCGCTGTTGTCGGGCGCCGCGCGCGCAGCCGACGATTTCCTCGATCCCGACGTCGCGTTCAAATTCAGCGCATCTGAAAATCCCGGCGAAGTGGTTGTGCGCTACAAGATCGCGGACGGCTACTACATGTACCGCGAGCGCTTTGCGTTTGCCGTGAAGAGTGGCGATGCCACCATCGGCGCTGCGCAACTGCCGGCGGGCAAAGTGCACTTCGACCAGACATTCAACAAGGATGTCGAGACCTACCGCGGTGTGTTGCTCATCCACATTCCCGTGACGCAGGCGAAAGGTCCATTCGAACTCGCGGTCACATCGCAAGGATGCGCGGATCAGGGCATCTGTTATCCGCCGATGGAGAAGACCTACCGCGTCAAAGGCGATGCTCTGCAACCGGCGGGCGCAGCGCCGTCTGTTTCTCCGAAAGAACCCGCCAATTCGTGGTTCGAGCGCGCGACGAGCGCGGATTACGCGCAATCGATGCTCGAAGGCGGCGGATTCTTCGCCGTCGTCGGACTGTATTTTCTCGCTGGCATGGTCCTGAGCCTGTTGCCGTGCTCGTATCCGATGATCCCGATCCTGTCCGCGATCATCGTCGGGGAAGGCGCGCGCGTGACGCGTTCGCGCGGATTCGCGTTGTCGGTCTCGTACGTGATCGGCATGGCGCTCGTTTATACCGTGCTCGGTATCGCCGCCGCGCTGATCGGACAAAGCCTCGGCGCGTGGCTTCAGAATCCGTGGGTGCTCGGCGCGTTCGGCGTGCTGCTTGCGGCATTTGCGGTTGCGCTGATTTCAGGCGTCGACATCGCATTGCCCGAGCGCTGGCAAAGCGGTGTGAACGAGGCGTCGCAGAAACGCAGCGGCGGCAAGTTTGCGGCGGTTGCCGCAATGGGCGCGCTCTCTGCACTTGTCGTCGGTGCGTGCATGACCGCGCCGCTGTTCGCGGTGCTCGCGTTCATCGCGCATACCGGGAATGCAGTGCTCGGTGGCGCGGCACTGTTCGCAATGGGCGTCGGGCTCGGCGTGCCGCTCCTGATCATCGGGTTGGGCGCGGGCTCGATCCTGCCTCGTGCAGGCGCGTGGATGGACGGCGTCAAAGTGTTCTTCGGCGTCGTGCTGCTCGCAGCCGCGCTGTGGATCGTGTGGCCGGTTATAGGCGGCGTCGCGCAGATGTTGTTAGCGGCGCTGTGGCTGCTGATCGCGGCGGCATCGCTTGGATTGTTCTCGTCAGGCGCGGCGCAACCGATCGGCATCTGGACGCGACTCGGACGCGGGCTCGGCGCGGCGTTCGCGATCTGGGCAGCGACGTTGCTCGTCGGATTGGCCGCGGGTTCGACGGATCCGCTGCGTCCGCTCGCCTTGCTCGCATCCCGAGGCGAATCGTCCGCTTCGGCGAGTCCGCAAGCATCGGCACCGACGTTCGCGCCCGTGCGTTCATCGGCGGAACTGGATTCGGCTGTGAAGGCCGCCGCGCGTCCCGCGATGCTCGACTTCTACGCCGACTGGTGCGTCTCCTGCAAGGAAATGGAGAAGCTGACGTTCTCCGACGCCCGCGTGCAGGCGCGTCTCGCGCAACTGAATCTTCTCCGCGCGGACGTGACCGCCAACAATGCCGACGATCAGGCGCTTCTCAAGCGCTTCAAACTGTTCGGTCCGCCGGGCATCATCTTCTTCGATGCAGCGGGCAATGAAGTTGCACGCGTCGTCGGTTATGAATCGGCGGACAGGTTCCTGAAGAGCCTCGACAAGGTCGGACCTTCGAACGGATGA
- the cutA gene encoding divalent-cation tolerance protein CutA yields the protein MNVPVVLMLSTLPDAAAADALAQAALEARLAACVTNVGAVSSRYHWNGALESSQEVQLLFKTSVARSEELQRFVETRHPYETPEILVWQVDASPGYGQWVNAETQRPIHV from the coding sequence GTGAACGTCCCCGTCGTTTTGATGCTCTCCACGCTGCCCGACGCCGCCGCAGCTGATGCGCTCGCGCAAGCGGCGCTCGAAGCGCGTCTTGCCGCGTGCGTGACGAACGTCGGCGCGGTGTCGTCGCGGTATCACTGGAACGGCGCGCTGGAGTCGTCGCAGGAAGTGCAGTTGCTGTTCAAGACGAGTGTTGCGCGTAGCGAGGAGTTGCAGCGCTTCGTCGAGACTCGGCATCCGTATGAAACGCCCGAGATCCTCGTCTGGCAGGTGGATGCCTCGCCGGGCTACGGTCAGTGGGTCAACGCAGAAACGCAGCGTCCTATTCATGTTTGA
- the rplQ gene encoding 50S ribosomal protein L17 has translation MRHKHGLRKLNRTSSHRLAMLRNMSNSLIEHEVIKTTLPKAKELRKVVEPLITLGKKPSLANRRLAFNRLRDRDSVAKLFDVLGPRYANRPGGYLSILKFGFRVGDNAPMALIQLMDRPEVEETEEVQEAE, from the coding sequence ATGCGTCATAAGCATGGTTTGCGGAAACTGAACCGCACGAGCAGCCACCGTCTGGCAATGCTCCGCAATATGTCGAATTCGCTGATCGAGCACGAAGTCATCAAGACGACGTTGCCGAAGGCCAAGGAACTGCGCAAGGTCGTCGAGCCCCTCATCACGCTGGGCAAGAAGCCGTCGCTCGCAAACCGTCGTCTGGCGTTCAACCGCCTGCGCGATCGTGATTCCGTCGCGAAGCTGTTCGACGTCCTCGGCCCGCGCTACGCGAACCGTCCGGGTGGCTATCTGAGCATCCTGAAGTTCGGTTTCCGCGTCGGCGACAACGCACCGATGGCGCTGATCCAGTTGATGGATCGCCCGGAAGTCGAAGAGACGGAAGAAGTGCAAGAAGCGGAATAA
- the rpoA gene encoding DNA-directed RNA polymerase subunit alpha → MQTSLLKPKIIAVESLGENHAKVVMEPFERGYGHTLGNALRRVLLSSMIGYAPTEVTIAGVVHEYSTLDGVQEDVVNLLLNLKGVVFKLHNRDEVTVTLRKEGEGVVTAGDIELAHDCEVINPGHVVAHLSKGGKLDVQIKIEKGRGYVPGNVRRYGEDSAKIIGRIVLDASFSPVRRVSYAVESARVEQRTDLDKLVMNIETNGVISPEEAIRQSARILVDQLSVFAALEGTEAAAEAPSRAPQIDPILLRPVDDLELTVRSANCLKAENIYYIGDLIQRTENELLKTPNLGRKSLNEIKEVLASRGLTLGMKLENWPPAGLDK, encoded by the coding sequence ATGCAAACCAGTTTGTTGAAGCCCAAGATCATTGCAGTTGAATCGCTTGGTGAAAACCACGCGAAAGTGGTTATGGAGCCGTTCGAACGCGGCTATGGCCACACCTTGGGTAACGCGCTTCGGCGCGTGCTGCTGTCGTCGATGATCGGCTACGCGCCGACCGAAGTGACGATCGCGGGCGTCGTGCACGAATACTCGACGCTCGATGGTGTGCAAGAGGATGTGGTCAACCTGTTGTTGAACCTGAAGGGCGTCGTCTTCAAGCTGCACAACCGCGATGAAGTCACGGTGACGCTGCGCAAGGAAGGCGAAGGTGTTGTCACGGCTGGCGATATCGAACTCGCGCATGACTGCGAGGTCATCAATCCCGGTCACGTGGTCGCGCACCTGTCGAAGGGCGGCAAGCTCGACGTTCAGATCAAGATCGAAAAGGGCCGCGGCTATGTGCCGGGCAACGTGCGTCGTTATGGCGAAGACTCGGCCAAGATCATTGGCCGGATCGTGCTGGACGCGTCGTTCTCGCCGGTTCGCCGCGTGAGCTACGCAGTGGAAAGCGCGCGTGTCGAACAGCGTACCGACCTCGACAAGCTCGTGATGAACATCGAAACCAACGGCGTGATCTCGCCGGAGGAAGCGATTCGCCAGTCGGCTCGCATTCTGGTCGATCAGCTGTCGGTGTTCGCAGCGCTCGAAGGCACGGAAGCGGCAGCGGAAGCGCCGTCGCGCGCGCCGCAGATCGATCCGATCCTGCTGCGTCCGGTGGATGACCTCGAACTCACGGTTCGTTCCGCGAACTGCCTGAAGGCTGAGAACATCTACTACATCGGCGATCTGATCCAGCGCACGGAAAACGAGCTGTTGAAGACGCCGAATCTGGGCCGCAAGTCGCTGAATGAAATCAAGGAAGTGTTGGCATCGCGTGGTCTGACGCTCGGTATGAAGCTCGAAAACTGGCCGCCGGCTGGTCTCGACAAGTAA
- the rpsD gene encoding 30S ribosomal protein S4: protein MARYTGPKAKLSRREGTDLFLKSARRSLADKCKLDSKPGQHGRISGARTSDYGTQLREKQKVKRIYGVLERQFRRYFAEADRRKGPTGENLLQLLESRLDNVVYRMGFGSTRAEARQLVSHKSIMVNGQVANIPSLQVKSGDVVSVREQSRKQARIVEALSLAQQGGMPSWVSVDEKKFEGTFKSMPERSDIAGDINESLIVELYSR, encoded by the coding sequence GTGGCACGCTATACCGGTCCCAAAGCCAAGCTGTCCCGCCGTGAAGGCACTGATCTGTTCCTGAAGAGCGCACGCCGCTCGCTCGCTGACAAGTGCAAGCTCGACAGCAAGCCCGGCCAACATGGCCGCATCTCGGGCGCGCGTACGTCCGACTACGGTACCCAGTTGCGCGAAAAGCAGAAAGTGAAGCGTATCTACGGTGTGCTGGAGCGTCAGTTCCGCCGCTACTTCGCTGAAGCCGACCGCCGCAAGGGCCCGACGGGCGAGAACCTGCTGCAGCTGCTTGAGTCGCGTCTCGACAACGTCGTGTACCGCATGGGCTTCGGCTCGACGCGTGCAGAAGCGCGTCAGCTCGTGAGCCACAAGTCGATCATGGTGAACGGCCAGGTCGCGAACATCCCGTCGCTGCAAGTGAAGTCGGGTGATGTCGTGTCCGTGCGCGAGCAGTCGCGCAAGCAGGCTCGTATCGTCGAAGCTCTCTCGCTGGCTCAGCAAGGCGGCATGCCGAGCTGGGTGTCGGTCGACGAGAAGAAGTTCGAAGGCACGTTCAAGTCGATGCCCGAGCGTAGCGACATCGCCGGCGACATCAACGAAAGCCTGATCGTCGAACTGTATTCGCGTTAA
- the rpsK gene encoding 30S ribosomal protein S11 — protein MAKASNNSAAQRVRKKVKKNVAEGVVHVHASFNNTIITITDRQGNALAWATSGGQGFKGSRKSTPFAAQVAAESAGRVAMEYGVKNLEVRIKGPGPGRESAVRALHGLGIKITAISDVTPVPHNGCRPPKRRRI, from the coding sequence ATGGCTAAGGCTTCGAACAACTCCGCGGCGCAACGCGTTCGCAAGAAGGTCAAGAAGAACGTCGCCGAGGGCGTGGTTCACGTTCACGCGTCGTTCAACAACACCATTATCACGATCACCGACCGTCAAGGTAACGCGCTGGCATGGGCGACCTCGGGCGGTCAGGGCTTCAAGGGTTCGCGTAAGTCGACGCCCTTCGCAGCTCAGGTCGCAGCCGAATCGGCTGGCCGCGTGGCAATGGAGTACGGCGTGAAGAACCTCGAAGTGCGGATCAAGGGCCCCGGTCCTGGCCGTGAATCGGCGGTGCGCGCGCTGCATGGTCTTGGCATCAAGATCACCGCGATCTCCGACGTGACGCCGGTCCCGCACAATGGCTGCCGTCCGCCGAAGCGCCGTCGTATCTAA